From Argopecten irradians isolate NY chromosome 12, Ai_NY, whole genome shotgun sequence, one genomic window encodes:
- the LOC138336506 gene encoding uncharacterized protein: MAEGGFVQDQTSDNVLGSQSLDILMLECPICLEQLRHPKSLPCLHSFCQECLASYIINESSGKMASASSFSCPVCRRDTEPLNQSEDKQRWAEQFPTNNMAIEIIQPLQNTRTLTMCKPCQKKGDMNIPAKFWCEQTQSYFCESCKVGFHDLFHENCEPENITEKNKSVTIRRKMSATGCGKHKEKLEYYCEHHQILGCHKCIIVDHRKCEAVTSADDFRDKLQTTKIENLIGELRKCVNSMEILIKDVEEQLQSIKEDQVTALQSLMDLRTKINERFDELQKELTDKLTASFKEAKENLDVSRKKCERLMFAMQKTLTSSQDAGLKEDAVGTISLFQRGQAEVESCKGLIQELAKSSRSTSLRHEYNSDILTLDKKTSLTMGEILVHQQQRKLPNTAALSERQLKMTRKINIKVPSDEKDCAVYGVVLLSGGRIVVGDYENHNVKLFTENGDFKCDIEISEALCDLCRVDDNTVAVALYTDKTICTVNVTDVTLTVLSKIKIQNVTEDCLGVTYNNNTFFFGTLTSLYSVPQDGGEATMLHNIGSKCLHLASDQRNGRVFASIATSDPDAVAVTRLSDGTHTGILKVGVVKDTTGIDVDKEGNVYVCGCNSHNVIQMSEDGTNVRELLTSSDGIERPSAISVCKDKVVITYASIKQQNFVHLFQLV, from the coding sequence ATGGCGGAAGGTGGATTTGTTCAGGACCAGACATCAGACAATGTCCTCGGTAGTCAATCTCTCGACATTCTGATGCTTGAATGTCCTATCTGTCTGGAACAGCTCCGACATCCCAAGTCCCTCCCCTGTCTTCATTCATTCTGTCAAGAATGCCTCGCTAGCTACATCATCAATGAATCGTCAGGTAAGATGGCGTCGGCGTCTTCTTTCTCGTGTCCAGTATGTCGTAGGGACACCGAGCCGTTAAACCAGTCAGAAGACAAACAACGTTGGGCCGAACAATTTCCTACAAACAATATGGCGATAGAAATTATTCAACCTCTACAAAATACGAGAACACTGACCATGTGTAAGCCGTGTCAGAAGAAAGGAGATATGAACATTCCGGCGAAGTTTTGGTGCGAGCAAACCCAATCATACTTCTGTGAATCTTGTAAGGTCGGCTTCCATGACCTGTTTCACGAGAATTGTGAGCCagaaaatatcacagaaaagaACAAATCAGTCACCATTCGACGGAAGATGTCGGCTACTGGGTGTGGTAAACATAAGGAGAAACTGGAGTATTACTGCGAACATCATCAGATCCTTGGATGTCACAAGTGTATCATCGTCGATCATCGGAAATGTGAGGCGGTGACATCAGCAGACGATTTCCGGGACAAGCTACAAACCACAAAAATTGAGAATCTTATTGGAGAACTTCGAAAATGCGTAAATTCAATGGAGATACTGATAAAAGATGTCGAGGAGCAGCTGCAGAGCATTAAAGAAGACCAAGTAACCGCGCTACAAAGTTTAATGGATCTACGTACGAAGATTAACGAGCGTTTTGATGAACTTCAGAAAGAGCTTACAGACAAATTGACAGCATCATTCAAAGAGGCGAAGGAAAACCTAGATGTATCGCGGAAGAAGTGTGAACGGCTGATGTTCGCTATGCAGAAGACTCTGACGTCATCACAGGATGCCGGCCTGAAGGAGGATGCCGTGGGAACGATCAGTCTGTTCCAGAGAGGTCAGGCGGAGGTCGAGTCATGTAAGGGACTGATACAGGAGTTGGCGAAGTCGTCAAGGTCTACCAGTCTGAGACACGAGTATAATTCTGACATACTCACATTGGACAAAAAGACCAGTCTTACCATGGGGGAGATACTCGTCCATCAACAACAGAGGAAATTACCAAATACTGCGGCATTGTCCGAACGTCAGTTGAAGATGACCAGAAAGATCAATATCAAAGTTCCCTCTGACGAGAAAGACTGTGCTGTGTATGGAGTAGTCCTCCTGTCTGGTGGACGTATTGTTGTAGGAGATTATGAAAATCACAATGTGAAACTTTTTACGGAGAACGGTGATTTTAAATGTGACATAGAAATAAGTGAAGCATTGTGCGACCTTTGTCGTGTTGACGACAACACCGTGGCAGTGGCATTGTACACAGATAAAACCATATGTACAGTCAATGTAACGGATGTAACCTTGACAGTcctatctaaaattaaaattcaaaacgtTACGGAGGACTGTCTTGGTGTCACAtacaataacaacacttttttttttggtaCACTAACATCACTTTACAGTGTACCACAAGACGGAGGTGAAGCTACAATGCTTCATAACATTGGATCTAAATGTCTACATCTCGCCAGTGATCAGAGGAATGGACGTGTCTTTGCCAGCATCGCCACCTCTGACCCTGACGCTGTAGCCGTCACCCGACTGTCTGATGGGACACACACAGGTATACTGAAGGTCGGGGTCGTGAAGGATACAACAGGTATAGACGTAGACAAGGAGGGTAACGTGTATGTTTGTGGGTGTAACTCCCACAACGTCATACAGATGTCTGAGGACGGAACCAACGTCAGGGAACTGCTGACGTCATCAGATGGAATAGAACGACCGAGTGCGATTTCCGTGTGTAAAGATAAAGTAGTGATCACATATGCATCAATAAAACAACAGAACTTTGTTCATTTGTTTCAGCTTGTTTAA
- the LOC138336509 gene encoding tripartite motif-containing protein 2-like, whose translation MAEGGFVQDQSSDNALGSPSLDTLMLECPICLEQLRHPKSLPCLHSFCQECLASYIINESSGKMASASSFSCPVCRRDTEPLNQSEDKQRWAEQFPTNNLAVEMIQHLQNTSTLIMCKPCEKKGNMNIPAKFWCEQTKFYFCESCKVGFHDLIHDDCEPENITERNKSATIRRKMSATGCGKHKEKLEYYCEDHQILGCHKCIIVDHRKCEAVTSADDFRDKIQTTKIEDLLTELRKCVNSMEILIKDVEEQLQSMTEDQVTALQSLTDLRTNINERFDVLQKELTDKLTISFKEEKENLDISRKTCERLMFAMQRTLTSSQDPGLKEDTAGTISLFQRGQAEVESCKGLIQELEKSSRSTCLRHEYNPDILTLDTKTSLTLGKILVHQQQRKLPNTAALSERQLKITRKINIKVPTDEKDCAVYGVVLLSGGRIVVGDNANHKVKLFTENGDFKCDIEINEEFCDLCRIDDNTVAVTLDEDKTLCTVNVRDLTLTVLSKIKIQNFTEDCLGVTYNNNTFVVGTLTSLYSVPQNGGEATMLYKIESKCLHLASDKMNGRVFASIYTSDPDAVAVTRLSDGTHTDVLKVGVVKGTTGIDVDREGNVYVCGASSHNVIQMSGDGTNVRELLTSSDGIEHPRAISVLGDKVVITSESTKQQNFVRLFEPV comes from the coding sequence ATGGCGGAAGGTGGATTTGTTCAGGACCAGTCATCAGACAATGCCCTCGGTAGTCCATCTCTCGACACTCTGATGCTTGAATGTCCTATCTGTCTAGAACAGCTCCGACATCCCAAGTCCCTCCCCTGTCTTCATTCCTTCTGTCAAGAGTGTCTTGCTAGCTACATCATCAATGAATCGTCAGGTAAGATGGCGTCGGCGTCTTCTTTCTCGTGTCCAGTATGTCGTAGGGACACCGAGCCGTTAAACCAGTCAGAAGACAAACAACGTTGGGCCGAACAATTTCCTACCAACAATCTGGCGGTAGAGATGAtccaacatttacaaaatacaagcACGCTGATCATGTGTAAACCTTGTGAGAAGAAAGGAAACATGAACATTCCGGCAAAGTTTTGGTGCGAGCAAACCAAATTTTACTTCTGCGAATCCTGTAAAGTCGGCTTCCATGACTTGATTCACGATGATTGTGAGCCCGAGAATATCACCGAAAGGAACAAATCAGCCACCATTCGACGGAAGATGTCGGCTACTGGGTGTGGTAAACATAAGGAGAAACTGGAGTATTACTGTGAGGATCATCAGATCCTTGGATGTCACAAGTGTATCATCGTCGATCATCGGAAATGTGAGGCGGTGACATCAGCAGACGATTTCCGGGACAAGATACAAACCACGAAAATTGAGGATCTTCTTACTGAACTTCGAAAATGCGTTAATTCCATGGAGATACTGATAAAAGATGTCGAGGAACAGCTACAGTCCATGACAGAAGACCAAGTCACCGCACTTCAAAGTTTAACAGACTTACGTACGAATATTAACGAACGGTTCGATGTACTTCAGAAAGAGCTTACAGACAAACTGACAATATCATTCAAAGAGGAGAAGGAAAACCTAGATATATCGCGGAAGACGTGTGAACGGCTGATGTTCGCTATGCAGAGAACCCTGACGTCATCACAGGATCCCGGCCTGAAGGAGGACACCGCGGGGACGATCAGTCTGTTTCAGAGAGGTCAGGCGGAGGTCGAGTCGTGTAAGGGACTGATACAGGAGTTGGAGAAGTCGTCAAGGTCTACCTGTCTGAGACACGAGTATAACCCTGACATACTCACATTGGACACAAAGACCAGTCTTACCCTGGGGAAGATACTCGTCCATCAACAACAGAGGAAACTACCAAATACTGCGGCATTGTCCGAACGTCAGTTGAAGATAACCAGAAAGATCAACATCAAAGTTCCCACTGACGAGAAAGACTGTGCTGTGTATGGAGTAGTCCTCCTGTCTGGTGGACGTATTGTTGTAGGAGACAATGCAAATCACAAAGTAAAATTATTTACGGAAAACGGTGATTTTAAATGTGACATAGAAATAAATGAAGAATTTTGCGACCTTTGCCGTATTGATGATAACACTGTGGCAGTGACATTGGACGAAGATAAAACCCTATGTACAGTCAATGTAAGGGATTTAACCTTGACCGTcctatctaaaattaaaattcaaaactttACTGAAGACTGTCTTGGTGTCACATACAATAACAACACGTTTGTTGTTGGTACACTAACATCACTTTACAGTGTACCACAAAACGGGGGTGAAGCTACAATGCTCTATAAAATTGAATCTAAATGTCTGCATCTCGCCAGTGATAAGATGAATGGACGTGTCTTTGCCAGCATCTACACCTCTGACCCTGACGCTGTAGCCGTCACCCGACTGTCTGACGGGACACACACAGATGTACTGAAGGTCGGGGTCGTGAAGGGTACAACAGGTATAGACGTAGACAGGGAGGGTAACGTGTATGTTTGTGGGGCTTCCTCCCACAACGTCATACAGATGTCTGGAGACGGGACTAACGTCAGGGAACTGCTGACGTCATCAGATGGAATAGAACATCCGCGGGCGATTTCCGTGTTGGGAGATAAAGTAGTGATCACAAGTgaatcaacaaaacaacagaaCTTTGTACGGTTGTTTGAGCCTGTTTAA